The proteins below come from a single Thermodesulfovibrionales bacterium genomic window:
- a CDS encoding adenylyltransferase/cytidyltransferase family protein, with protein sequence MKRVVCAGTFDHLHPGHIDYLLQAKALGDELVVIVARDETVARIKGIRPEHDENRRKTDVEATGIPMRVVLGNLEQDLFFILGELAPDIIALGYDQRVSEEDLKTQVPACTVVRLKPFHPDRFKSSFYRAGSQGGS encoded by the coding sequence TTGAAGCGCGTCGTCTGCGCAGGCACCTTCGATCATCTCCATCCCGGTCACATCGACTACCTTCTTCAGGCAAAGGCTCTCGGAGACGAACTCGTTGTCATTGTCGCGAGGGACGAGACGGTCGCAAGGATAAAAGGCATACGGCCTGAGCACGATGAAAACCGCAGGAAGACGGACGTGGAAGCAACGGGCATACCTATGCGGGTCGTCCTCGGCAACCTGGAACAGGACCTCTTCTTTATCCTTGGCGAACTCGCACCCGATATCATCGCGCTCGGGTATGACCAGCGCGTTTCGGAAGAGGACCTGAAGACTCAGGTACCTGCCTGTACGGTCGTCAGGTTGAAGCCCTTTCATCCCGACAGGTTTAAGTCTTCATTCTACCGGGCAGGGAGCCAGGGCGGCTCATAA